In Holophagales bacterium, one DNA window encodes the following:
- a CDS encoding S8 family serine peptidase yields the protein MRPVCSAVLALALAAAPVAALAKISPALERVFADAPGGRAEMLVVMTEQADLSAAHELSSKLAKGRYVYEKLTATAKRAQAPLLAELERRGIVHRSFWAANFLWVEGDLALAQELAARPDVARLDTNPKLVMEQPVVDLAEQNRSDAPLAVEWNITKVNAPSVWALGYTGQGAVIGGQDTGYQWDHPALKSKYRGWNGASADHNYNWHDAVHSGGGTCGPDSVVPCDDDQHGTHTMGTMVGDDGGSNQIGMAPGARWIGCRNMNVGVGTPTSYIECFQWFIAPTNLAGQNPDPAKSPDVINNSWGCPTSEGCSAANFGVMQTVVENVRAAGIFVAVSAGNDGSACSTVNTPAAIYDAAFSVGSTTSTDAVSSFSSRGPVTVDGSNRMKPDIAAPGSNIRSSIPGSSYAGGWSGTSMAGPHVAGLVGLMVSAVPAAAGDVTRLEDLIRQSAVHPTFGGECSVAAGIFPNNTFGAGRIDALAAVNLLLSQADFQVNATPASRTVCAPASATFDIAVGQLGSFAEPVTLAASGNPVGSTVGFAANPVSPGGGTTMNVTTVGVAAGSSTITVSGTASPSGTLRSDTVDLAVFTGSAAAPALTAPANGAINVAPRPAFSWGAAAGAADYLLEVDDSAGFGSPVYTATVAGTSHTPTVDLPSNTHLYWRVTANNPCGSAVSPAFSFTTQALPGDCATGSVPHLVYDFGFETGLGGWASSGTGNTWAITTSAAYVHAGTQAMHATDPTAVADQRLVSPALALPAGENPVVLVYWNSQSFEKSTSGCYDGGILEISTDGGTSWIQLTNATLLTDPYDGTVSTSFSNPIGGASAWCGDPQAWTRSVVDVSAYAGQTVQFRFRIGSDTSSGRTDGWNLDEIKVQSCALGAVFAGDFESGSMAQWSATYPAVP from the coding sequence ATGCGCCCTGTCTGCTCTGCGGTTCTCGCCCTCGCCCTGGCTGCCGCGCCCGTTGCGGCGTTGGCCAAGATCTCGCCTGCGCTCGAGCGGGTCTTCGCGGACGCCCCCGGCGGCCGCGCCGAGATGCTGGTGGTGATGACCGAGCAGGCCGACCTTTCGGCGGCGCACGAGCTGTCGAGCAAGCTTGCGAAGGGGCGCTACGTCTACGAGAAGCTCACGGCGACCGCCAAACGCGCCCAGGCGCCGCTGCTCGCCGAGCTCGAGCGTCGCGGCATCGTCCACCGTTCGTTCTGGGCGGCGAATTTCCTCTGGGTCGAGGGCGACCTCGCGCTGGCGCAGGAGCTCGCCGCGCGTCCCGACGTGGCGCGCCTCGATACCAATCCGAAGCTGGTGATGGAGCAGCCGGTCGTCGACCTCGCCGAGCAGAACCGCAGCGACGCTCCGCTCGCGGTCGAATGGAACATCACCAAGGTGAACGCACCCTCGGTCTGGGCCTTGGGCTACACCGGGCAGGGCGCGGTCATCGGCGGACAGGACACCGGCTACCAGTGGGATCATCCGGCGCTCAAGAGCAAGTACCGCGGCTGGAACGGTGCGAGCGCGGATCACAACTACAACTGGCACGATGCGGTCCATTCCGGCGGTGGCACCTGCGGCCCAGACTCGGTCGTCCCGTGCGACGACGACCAGCACGGAACTCACACGATGGGCACGATGGTCGGCGACGACGGTGGATCCAACCAGATCGGCATGGCTCCCGGGGCGCGCTGGATCGGGTGCCGCAACATGAACGTCGGCGTCGGCACCCCGACGAGCTACATCGAGTGCTTCCAGTGGTTCATCGCGCCGACGAATCTCGCTGGCCAGAACCCCGACCCCGCCAAGTCCCCCGACGTGATCAACAACTCCTGGGGCTGCCCGACCTCGGAGGGGTGCAGCGCCGCGAACTTCGGTGTCATGCAGACGGTGGTGGAGAACGTCCGGGCGGCGGGCATTTTCGTGGCGGTCTCGGCCGGCAACGACGGGTCGGCCTGCTCGACAGTCAACACGCCGGCAGCGATCTATGACGCCGCGTTCTCGGTCGGCTCGACGACCTCGACCGACGCGGTCTCGAGCTTCTCGAGCCGCGGTCCGGTGACGGTGGACGGCTCGAACCGCATGAAGCCCGACATCGCCGCCCCCGGCTCGAACATCCGCTCGAGCATTCCCGGCAGCTCCTATGCCGGCGGCTGGAGCGGCACCTCGATGGCCGGACCGCACGTGGCCGGGCTCGTGGGACTGATGGTCTCGGCGGTTCCGGCGGCAGCCGGCGACGTCACCCGCCTCGAAGACCTCATCCGTCAGTCCGCGGTGCACCCGACCTTCGGCGGGGAGTGCAGCGTCGCGGCAGGGATCTTTCCGAACAACACCTTCGGGGCTGGCCGCATCGACGCACTCGCGGCGGTGAACCTGCTGCTCTCGCAGGCTGACTTCCAAGTGAACGCGACGCCGGCGAGCCGGACGGTCTGCGCGCCGGCCAGCGCCACGTTCGACATCGCCGTCGGGCAGTTGGGGAGCTTCGCCGAGCCGGTGACGCTCGCGGCCTCCGGAAATCCGGTCGGCTCGACGGTGGGCTTCGCCGCGAATCCGGTGAGTCCGGGCGGTGGCACGACGATGAACGTGACCACCGTGGGCGTGGCCGCCGGCAGCTCGACGATCACCGTCTCCGGTACGGCGAGCCCGAGTGGCACCTTGCGTTCCGACACGGTCGATCTCGCCGTCTTCACCGGCTCGGCCGCAGCGCCGGCGCTCACCGCGCCGGCGAACGGGGCGATCAACGTCGCACCGCGCCCCGCCTTCTCCTGGGGCGCTGCTGCCGGGGCGGCCGACTACCTGCTCGAGGTCGACGACAGTGCCGGGTTCGGCAGCCCCGTCTACACCGCGACGGTCGCCGGGACCAGCCACACGCCGACCGTCGACCTGCCGTCGAACACCCATCTCTACTGGCGGGTGACCGCCAACAACCCGTGCGGCTCGGCGGTCTCGCCGGCCTTCTCGTTCACCACCCAGGCGCTTCCTGGGGATTGCGCCACCGGATCGGTACCCCATCTCGTCTACGACTTCGGGTTCGAGACCGGTCTCGGCGGTTGGGCTTCGAGCGGCACCGGCAACACCTGGGCGATCACGACGAGCGCCGCCTACGTCCATGCCGGGACGCAGGCGATGCACGCCACCGACCCGACCGCCGTCGCCGACCAGCGGCTGGTTTCGCCGGCGCTTGCGCTGCCGGCCGGCGAGAACCCGGTGGTGCTCGTCTACTGGAACTCGCAGTCGTTCGAGAAGTCGACCAGTGGGTGCTACGACGGCGGGATTCTCGAGATCTCGACCGACGGTGGCACGTCCTGGATCCAGCTGACGAACGCGACGCTGCTCACCGATCCCTACGACGGCACGGTCTCGACCTCCTTCTCCAACCCGATCGGGGGAGCCTCGGCCTGGTGCGGCGATCCGCAGGCGTGGACGCGCTCGGTCGTCGACGTGAGCGCCTACGCCGGCCAGACGGTGCAGTTCCGTTTCCGGATCGGCTCGGACACCTCCTCCGGACGCACCGACGGCTGGAACCTCGACGAGATCAAGGTGCAGAGCTGTGCCCTCGGTGCGGTCTTCGCCGGCGATTTCGAGAGCGGTTCGATGGCGCAGTGGAGCGCAACCTACCCGGCCGTTCCCTGA